One Ascaphus truei isolate aAscTru1 chromosome 22, aAscTru1.hap1, whole genome shotgun sequence DNA segment encodes these proteins:
- the LOC142472733 gene encoding uncharacterized protein LOC142472733 isoform X1 encodes MDSGALPTASMDSGALPTPSMDSGALTTASMDPRLLSFPTVVPEQLEIKSEKEEPNAEDHVTSIKREIDSFPVGDFPVIVPERLEIKSEKEEPNTEAHLTTIKREIDSFPVGGFPVIVPETLEIKSEKEEPNTEAHLTTIKSEIVSFTVNENCLNEEQNWSSYMSRSCFTSCSPEVPKTNDSYHILDTCKEPVPPEGEFTGLVQLTAQTDSYLLLDTFLESDSRRNCNSPPFLCCKCGKSFSLNMDLITHLCVHTSKQPFTCTDCGKHFSRKGKLLSHQRIHTREKPYTCTECEKQFSHRSLLLRHQRIHTGEKPYTCTECGKHFTRKNYLLSHQKIHTGEKPYTCTECGKSFSQKHCLLTHQRIHTGEKPFTCTECGKNFSRKSDLLQHQRIHTGEKPFTCTECKKQFNEKKSLLKHQRIHTGEKPFSCTECVKQFSEKGSLLTHQMFHTGEEKPFTCTECGKSFSRKQHLLTHQRIHTGVKPYTCSVCEKQFIYHSHLSRHQRSHTGVKPFRCSECGKSFSRKEHLHKHQRIHSGNKPFACLE; translated from the exons gtttcccaacGGTTGTACCGGAGCAATTAGAGATTAAGTCGGAGAAAGAAGAACCAAACGCTGAGGATCATGTGACCTCAATAAAGAGAGAAATAGATTCATTTCCAGTTGGTG ATTTCCCAGTGATTGTACCAgagaggttagagattaagtcTGAGAAAGAAGAACCAAACACTGAGGCCCATCTAACCACAATAAAGAGAGAAATAGATTCATTTCCAGTTGGTG GTTTCCCAGTGATTGTACCAGAGACGTTAGAGATTAAGTCTGAGAAAGAAGAACCAAACACTGAGGCTCATCTAACCACAATAAAGAGTGAAATAGTTTCATTTACTGTCAATG AGAACTGCCTGAACGAGGAGCAGAACTGGAGCTCTTACATGTCCAGAAGCTGCTTCACTTCCTGCAGCCCTGAAGTGCCAAAAACCAATGATTCCTACCACATTTTGGACACATGCAAGGAACCAGTGCCACCGGAGGGTGAATTTACAGGCCTTGTACAGCTCACAGCACAGACTGACTCGTATCTTTTGCTTGACACATTCTTGGAAAGTGATTCAAGAAGGAACTGCAATTCTCCACCTTTTCTTTGTTgtaagtgtgggaaaagcttctcaCTGAATATGGATTTGATCACACACCTTTGTGTCCACACTAGCAAGCAACCCTTTACCTGTACAGACTGTGGAAAACATTTTTCACGGAAGGGGAAACTCCTatcacaccagaggattcacacacgggagaaaccttacacatgtacagagtgtgagaaacaattcagtCATAGGAGTCTACTTTTaagacaccagaggattcatacaggggagaaaccttacacatgtacagagtgtgggaaacattTTACACGAAAGAACTATCTTCTCTCACACCagaagattcacacaggggagaaaccttacacatgtacagagtgtgggaaaagcttttcacagaagcATTGTCTCCTaacacaccagaggattcatacaggggagaaacctttcacatgtacagagtgtgggaaaaactTTTCACGGAAGTCAGATCTCCTCcaacaccagaggattcacacaggggagaaacctttcacatgtacagaatgtAAGAAACAATTCAATGAAAAGAAAAGCCTTCTcaaacaccagaggattcacacaggggagaaaccattcagcTGTACTGAGTGTGTGAAACAATTCAGTGAAAAGGGAAGCCTCCTCACACACCAGATGTTTCATACAGGGgaggagaaacctttcacatgtacagagtgtgggaaaagcttttcacggAAGCAACATCTCCtcacacaccagaggattcatacaggggtgaaACCTTACACATGTTCAGTGTGTGAGAAACAATTCATTTACCACAGCCACCTCTCCAGGCACCAGAGGAGTCATACAGGGGTGAAACCTTTCAGATGTagtgagtgtgggaaaagcttttcacggAAGGAACATCTCCACAAACATCAGAGGATTCATTCAGGGAATAAACCATTTGCTTGTTTAGAGTAA
- the LOC142472733 gene encoding uncharacterized protein LOC142472733 isoform X2 has protein sequence MDSGALPTASMDSGALPTPSMDSGALTTASMDPRLLSFPTVVPEQLEIKSEKEEPNAEDHVTSIKREIDSFPVGDFPVIVPERLEIKSEKEEPNTEAHLTTIKREIDSFPVGENCLNEEQNWSSYMSRSCFTSCSPEVPKTNDSYHILDTCKEPVPPEGEFTGLVQLTAQTDSYLLLDTFLESDSRRNCNSPPFLCCKCGKSFSLNMDLITHLCVHTSKQPFTCTDCGKHFSRKGKLLSHQRIHTREKPYTCTECEKQFSHRSLLLRHQRIHTGEKPYTCTECGKHFTRKNYLLSHQKIHTGEKPYTCTECGKSFSQKHCLLTHQRIHTGEKPFTCTECGKNFSRKSDLLQHQRIHTGEKPFTCTECKKQFNEKKSLLKHQRIHTGEKPFSCTECVKQFSEKGSLLTHQMFHTGEEKPFTCTECGKSFSRKQHLLTHQRIHTGVKPYTCSVCEKQFIYHSHLSRHQRSHTGVKPFRCSECGKSFSRKEHLHKHQRIHSGNKPFACLE, from the exons gtttcccaacGGTTGTACCGGAGCAATTAGAGATTAAGTCGGAGAAAGAAGAACCAAACGCTGAGGATCATGTGACCTCAATAAAGAGAGAAATAGATTCATTTCCAGTTGGTG ATTTCCCAGTGATTGTACCAgagaggttagagattaagtcTGAGAAAGAAGAACCAAACACTGAGGCCCATCTAACCACAATAAAGAGAGAAATAGATTCATTTCCAGTTGGTG AGAACTGCCTGAACGAGGAGCAGAACTGGAGCTCTTACATGTCCAGAAGCTGCTTCACTTCCTGCAGCCCTGAAGTGCCAAAAACCAATGATTCCTACCACATTTTGGACACATGCAAGGAACCAGTGCCACCGGAGGGTGAATTTACAGGCCTTGTACAGCTCACAGCACAGACTGACTCGTATCTTTTGCTTGACACATTCTTGGAAAGTGATTCAAGAAGGAACTGCAATTCTCCACCTTTTCTTTGTTgtaagtgtgggaaaagcttctcaCTGAATATGGATTTGATCACACACCTTTGTGTCCACACTAGCAAGCAACCCTTTACCTGTACAGACTGTGGAAAACATTTTTCACGGAAGGGGAAACTCCTatcacaccagaggattcacacacgggagaaaccttacacatgtacagagtgtgagaaacaattcagtCATAGGAGTCTACTTTTaagacaccagaggattcatacaggggagaaaccttacacatgtacagagtgtgggaaacattTTACACGAAAGAACTATCTTCTCTCACACCagaagattcacacaggggagaaaccttacacatgtacagagtgtgggaaaagcttttcacagaagcATTGTCTCCTaacacaccagaggattcatacaggggagaaacctttcacatgtacagagtgtgggaaaaactTTTCACGGAAGTCAGATCTCCTCcaacaccagaggattcacacaggggagaaacctttcacatgtacagaatgtAAGAAACAATTCAATGAAAAGAAAAGCCTTCTcaaacaccagaggattcacacaggggagaaaccattcagcTGTACTGAGTGTGTGAAACAATTCAGTGAAAAGGGAAGCCTCCTCACACACCAGATGTTTCATACAGGGgaggagaaacctttcacatgtacagagtgtgggaaaagcttttcacggAAGCAACATCTCCtcacacaccagaggattcatacaggggtgaaACCTTACACATGTTCAGTGTGTGAGAAACAATTCATTTACCACAGCCACCTCTCCAGGCACCAGAGGAGTCATACAGGGGTGAAACCTTTCAGATGTagtgagtgtgggaaaagcttttcacggAAGGAACATCTCCACAAACATCAGAGGATTCATTCAGGGAATAAACCATTTGCTTGTTTAGAGTAA